A single region of the Lagopus muta isolate bLagMut1 chromosome 24, bLagMut1 primary, whole genome shotgun sequence genome encodes:
- the FMOD gene encoding fibromodulin — translation MHWATILLVAGLCGASLGQYNEEEDLAWLQYYMRQSRMSSYNYMPYYEDENSPYVYSYLPAPDTEAEPVPEAQQASSWQCPQECDCPPNFSSAMYCDTRNLRYLPFVPTRMKYVYFQNNQITAIQEGAFDNATELEWLALHNNQISSEKMGKRVFAKLKNLERLYMNNNNLTKMPSPLPRSLRELHLSYNQISKVPSNALEGLENLTALYLSHNYIFEMGASLKGLKSLILADLSYNHLRKVPDGLPMALEQLYLEYNYINTIPDDYFKVSPKLLYVRMSHNSLTNQGLSTNTFNSSSILELDLSYNRLQKIPRVSTNLENLYLQGNQINEFSISSFCTVVDVMNYSRLQVLRLDGNEIKRNAMPPDAPLCLRRATVIEI, via the exons ATGCATTGGGCCACCATCCTGCTCGTCGCCGGGCTCTGCGGAGCCTCCCTGGGCCAATACAATGAGGAGGAGGACCTGGCGTGGCTGCAGTACTACATGCGGCAGTCCCGGATGTCCTCCTACAACTACATGCCCTACTACGAGGACGAGAACAGCCCCTACGTTTACTCTTACCTCCCAGCCCCGGACACTGAGGCAGAGCCCGTCCCTGAAGCTCAGCAGGCCTCATCCTGGCAATGTCCCCAGGAGTGTGACTGTCCCCCCAACTTCTCATCGGCCATGTACTGCGACACGCGCAACCTGAGGTATCTGCCCTTCGTTCCCACCCGGATGAAGTACGTCTACTTCCAGAACAACCAAATCACCGCCATCCAGGAGGGAGCTTTCGACAACGCCACCGAGCTGGAGTGGCTCGCGCTGCACAACAACCAGATCAGCAGCGAGAAGATGGGCAAGAGGGTCTTTGCCAAGCTGAAAAACCTGGAGCGACTGTACATGAACAACAACAACCTGACCAAGATGCCCAGCCCCCTGCCCCGGTCCCTGAGGGAGCTCCACTTGTCTTACAATCAGATCTCCAAGGTCCCCTCCAATGCTCTGGAGGGTCTGGAGAACCTCACTGCCCTGTACCTCAGTCACAACTATATTTTTGAGATGGGAGCATCCCTCAAAGGGCTCAAGTCCTTGATCCTCGCTGATCTGAGCTATAACCACCTCAGGAAAGTCCCTGATGGGCTCCCAATGGCTCTGGAACAGCTCTACCTAGAGTACAACTACATCAACACGATCCCTGATGACTATTTCAAGGTGTCTCCCAAGCTGCTCTATGTAAGGATGTCCCACAACAGCCTGACAAACCAAGGGCTCTCTACCAACActttcaacagcagcagcatccttgaGCTGGACCTCTCCTACAACCGGCTCCAGAAGATCCCCCGGGTCAGCACCAACCTGGAGAACCTCTACCTTCAAGGGAACCAAATCAATG AATTCTCCATCAGCAGTTTCTGCACTGTCGTGGATGTGATGAACTACTCCCGGCTCCAGGTGCTGCGGTTGGATGGGAATGAGATCAAGCGCAACGCGATGCCCCCCGACGCCCCGCTGTGCCTGCGGCGTGCCACTGTCATCGAGATCTag